One Massilia sp. 9096 genomic window carries:
- a CDS encoding tetratricopeptide repeat protein gives MTSAESLFHQAGAHLTAREFDAAIGLLRAALAFEPDAAPLHANLGWALEHAGQAPEAETHYRRAIGLGPQLLQVRLNLGALLTAQRRLPEAEQIYRDALALAPESPAALSNYGMLLACLGCEQEAQACYRQALAFDPEYAKASFNLAYLLLRQGRWDEGWTRLEARDWSAALQRHLNLPRWQGGALAGKAILVGIEAGHGDMIQFGRYCAQLKAAGAARVGVQCHPGLVALFAGLRGADAAIALDAPLPAGFDCWVPALSLPFHFHTTVDTVPAALPYIDVDPVRVARLAPLLGGDARELKVGLAWRGNPRFENDGERSLPSLATLAPLAQVPGVRWFSLQKGEGEGEARRGLGGLPVTDLAPVIRDFADTAALIDGLDLVISVDTAVAHLAGALNKPCWVLLPAYLTDWRWLTERADTLWYPAVMRLFRQRPGARWDAVVADLAEALRARVHAR, from the coding sequence ATGACCTCCGCCGAATCGCTGTTCCACCAGGCCGGCGCGCACCTGACTGCGCGCGAGTTCGACGCCGCCATCGGGCTGCTGCGCGCGGCGCTCGCGTTCGAGCCGGATGCCGCGCCGCTGCACGCCAACCTGGGCTGGGCGCTCGAGCACGCCGGACAGGCGCCCGAGGCCGAGACGCACTACCGGCGCGCCATCGGACTCGGGCCGCAGCTGCTGCAGGTGCGCCTGAACCTGGGTGCGCTGCTGACCGCCCAGCGCCGCCTGCCGGAAGCCGAACAGATCTACCGCGACGCGCTGGCGCTGGCGCCCGAGTCGCCGGCGGCGCTGTCGAACTACGGCATGCTGCTGGCCTGTCTCGGGTGCGAACAGGAGGCGCAGGCGTGTTATCGCCAGGCGCTGGCGTTCGATCCCGAGTATGCCAAGGCGTCCTTCAACCTGGCCTACCTGCTGCTGCGCCAAGGGCGCTGGGACGAAGGCTGGACGCGGCTCGAAGCGCGCGACTGGAGCGCGGCGCTGCAGCGCCACCTGAACCTGCCGCGCTGGCAGGGCGGGGCGCTGGCCGGCAAGGCGATCCTGGTCGGCATCGAGGCCGGCCACGGCGACATGATCCAGTTCGGCCGCTACTGCGCGCAGCTGAAGGCCGCCGGCGCCGCGCGCGTGGGCGTGCAGTGCCACCCCGGCCTGGTCGCGCTGTTTGCCGGCCTGCGCGGCGCCGACGCGGCGATTGCCCTGGATGCACCGCTGCCGGCCGGCTTCGATTGCTGGGTGCCGGCGCTGAGCCTGCCTTTCCACTTCCACACCACGGTCGATACCGTGCCGGCGGCGCTGCCCTACATCGACGTCGACCCGGTGCGCGTGGCGCGCCTGGCGCCGCTGCTGGGCGGTGACGCGCGCGAGTTGAAGGTCGGCCTGGCCTGGCGCGGCAATCCACGCTTCGAGAACGATGGCGAGCGCTCGCTGCCCTCGCTGGCGACGCTGGCGCCGCTGGCGCAGGTGCCCGGAGTGCGCTGGTTCAGCCTGCAGAAAGGCGAGGGCGAGGGCGAGGCGAGGCGCGGCTTGGGAGGCCTGCCGGTCACGGACCTGGCGCCGGTGATCCGCGACTTCGCCGACACCGCGGCGCTGATCGACGGACTGGACCTGGTGATCAGCGTCGACACCGCGGTCGCCCACCTGGCCGGCGCGCTGAACAAACCCTGCTGGGTGCTGCTGCCGGCTTACCTGACCGACTGGCGCTGGCTGACCGAACGCGCCGACACGCTCTGGTACCCGGCGGTGATGCGCCTGTTCCGCCAGCGACCCGGTGCGCGCTGGGACGCGGTGGTGGCGGACCTGGCGGAAGCCTTGCGCGCGCGGGTGCACGCGCGATAG
- a CDS encoding DsbA family oxidoreductase → MRIDFVSDVSCPWCAIGLKSLQQALQRVGGEIAADLHFQPFELNPGMEAEGQDIAEHITGKYGSTPAQLAQSQETIRQRGESVGFTFDMDKRSRIYNTFDAHRLLHWAESQGPGRQLALKEKLFEAYFTQGQDPSSHEVLLRKAGEAGLDVEQARTVLESDAFANEVRQQEYYWKRAGINSVPAVIVNERHLISGGQPPEVFEQALRQIAQQDNEQLEQDEA, encoded by the coding sequence ATGAGAATCGATTTTGTGTCGGACGTGTCGTGCCCGTGGTGTGCGATCGGCTTGAAATCCTTGCAGCAGGCGCTGCAGCGCGTCGGCGGCGAGATCGCTGCCGACCTCCATTTCCAGCCGTTCGAGCTCAATCCCGGCATGGAGGCCGAAGGCCAGGACATCGCCGAACACATCACGGGAAAATACGGATCGACGCCGGCCCAGCTGGCGCAGTCGCAGGAAACGATCCGCCAGCGCGGCGAGTCGGTCGGCTTCACTTTCGACATGGACAAGCGCAGCCGCATCTACAACACCTTCGATGCGCACCGGCTGCTGCACTGGGCCGAAAGCCAGGGGCCGGGACGCCAGCTGGCCCTGAAGGAAAAGCTGTTCGAGGCTTACTTCACCCAGGGCCAGGATCCAAGCAGCCATGAAGTGTTGCTGCGCAAGGCCGGCGAGGCCGGCCTGGACGTCGAGCAGGCACGCACGGTGCTGGAATCGGATGCCTTCGCCAACGAGGTGCGCCAGCAGGAATACTACTGGAAGCGTGCCGGCATCAACTCGGTGCCGGCGGTGATCGTCAACGAACGCCACCTGATCTCGGGCGGGCAGCCGCCGGAGGTGTTCGAGCAGGCGCTGCGGCAGATTGCCCAGCAGGACAACGAGCAACTCGAACAAGACGAAGCTTAG
- the ybaK gene encoding Cys-tRNA(Pro) deacylase, translated as MAKKEHISETPATQFLRKHGVAFSEHPYDYEEHGGTAVSSSKLGVSEHDVVKTLVMQDEAARPLIVLMHGDCKVSTKNLARAIPCKSVEPCKPEVAQRHSGYLVGGTSPFGIRKAMPVYVEESILALPKIYINGGRRGFLVGIDPKALVEVLKARPVHCALAD; from the coding sequence ATGGCCAAGAAAGAGCATATTTCCGAGACGCCCGCCACGCAGTTCCTGCGCAAGCACGGCGTCGCCTTCAGCGAGCATCCCTACGATTACGAAGAGCATGGCGGCACCGCCGTCTCATCAAGCAAGCTGGGCGTGTCCGAACACGACGTCGTCAAGACCCTGGTGATGCAGGACGAGGCGGCGCGCCCGCTGATCGTGCTGATGCATGGCGACTGCAAGGTCTCGACCAAGAACCTCGCGCGCGCGATCCCGTGCAAGTCGGTCGAGCCGTGCAAGCCGGAGGTGGCGCAGCGCCATTCCGGCTACCTGGTCGGCGGCACTTCGCCGTTCGGCATCCGCAAGGCGATGCCGGTGTACGTCGAGGAGAGCATCCTGGCGCTGCCGAAGATCTACATCAACGGCGGGCGGCGCGGCTTCCTGGTCGGGATCGATCCGAAGGCGCTGGTCGAGGTGTTGAAGGCGCGCCCGGTGCATTGCGCGCTGGCCGATTGA
- a CDS encoding efflux RND transporter periplasmic adaptor subunit, translating to MKIETLPESVPLTDALARPVRARRYAPAIGIAILVLAGAGGYAFSHRDAAAPSQAAAPGDAAKKDKEPVHELSQRDVAVVEARALAVTLPLSGSLSPLAQATVKSKASGVILASGVQEGVEVKAGQTIARLDDAEARARVAQQQAMLADADARLALAKKNVANSAALLKQNYIAQNAYDTTANAVDLAQAAVDSAKAQLDLARIALADTVIRAPLSGVISKRHAQAGEKLSPDSPVYTIVDLKHLTLDAQVPASDIPRVKVGQDVQFKVDGFDGRTFVGKVARINPATEAGSRAMIVYISVDNPDGLLRAGMFAKGTVTTEKSSAHPLLPLGAVRRQDGRDVVYRVDGGKVVVQPVTLGLRNEDEGLVEALDGVDAGAVVLALKLDGIKPGSPVKLPDLVNQKKG from the coding sequence ATGAAGATCGAGACCCTGCCAGAATCCGTGCCCCTGACCGACGCCCTCGCCCGTCCCGTGCGCGCCCGGCGCTATGCCCCGGCGATCGGCATCGCCATCCTGGTGCTGGCCGGCGCCGGCGGCTATGCCTTCAGCCACCGCGACGCCGCCGCGCCTTCGCAGGCGGCCGCCCCGGGCGACGCGGCGAAAAAGGACAAAGAGCCGGTGCACGAACTCTCGCAACGCGATGTCGCCGTGGTCGAGGCGCGCGCGCTGGCGGTCACGCTGCCGCTGTCCGGATCGCTCTCGCCGCTGGCGCAGGCCACCGTGAAATCGAAAGCCTCGGGCGTGATCCTGGCCAGCGGCGTGCAGGAAGGCGTGGAGGTCAAGGCCGGCCAGACGATCGCGCGCCTGGACGACGCCGAGGCGCGCGCGCGCGTGGCGCAGCAGCAGGCCATGCTGGCCGACGCGGACGCTCGATTGGCCCTGGCGAAAAAGAACGTGGCCAACAGCGCCGCCCTGCTCAAGCAGAACTACATCGCCCAGAACGCCTACGACACCACGGCCAACGCGGTCGACCTGGCGCAGGCGGCGGTCGATTCGGCCAAGGCCCAGCTCGACCTGGCGCGCATCGCGCTGGCCGACACCGTCATCCGTGCGCCGCTGTCGGGCGTGATCAGCAAGCGCCATGCGCAGGCGGGCGAAAAGCTGTCGCCGGACAGCCCGGTCTACACCATCGTCGACCTGAAGCACCTGACGCTGGACGCCCAGGTGCCGGCCAGCGACATCCCGCGCGTGAAGGTCGGCCAGGACGTGCAGTTCAAGGTCGACGGCTTCGATGGCCGCACGTTCGTAGGAAAGGTCGCGCGCATCAACCCGGCCACGGAGGCCGGCTCGCGCGCGATGATCGTCTACATCAGTGTCGACAATCCCGATGGCCTGCTGCGCGCAGGCATGTTCGCCAAGGGCACGGTGACGACCGAGAAATCGAGCGCGCATCCGCTGCTGCCGCTCGGCGCCGTGCGCCGCCAGGACGGCCGCGACGTGGTCTACCGCGTCGATGGCGGCAAGGTGGTGGTCCAGCCGGTGACGCTCGGCCTGCGCAACGAGGACGAAGGGCTGGTCGAGGCGCTGGACGGCGTCGACGCCGGCGCGGTCGTGCTGGCGCTGAAGCTGGACGGCATCAAGCCGGGCAGCCCGGTGAAACTGCCGGACCTCGTCAACCAGAAGAAAGGCTGA
- a CDS encoding endonuclease/exonuclease/phosphatase family protein, which yields MRVVSWNIHWGCGKDGRIRIHAIIDVLRRLNPDVICLQEVAANHPELEGSAAASQFKQLGGAFGGYHMIEIAPSEIYRNNMPRQFGNILLSKYRITQAQRHVLPWPPDPEHLAGMPRGMIETVLDAPGGKLRVLTTHLEYYSPLQRMAQVQRIRELHAEACARAAIYQPEPELEPPFQLGFRPGTAIYCGDFNFAPGDDDYRALLAPPASGELALLDAWQVRHGDMARAPTAGLHGYPWPDRPDCYDYFFVTEDLAPRVKELKVQSETSASDHQPIILDLV from the coding sequence ATGCGGGTAGTCAGCTGGAACATTCACTGGGGCTGTGGAAAGGACGGGCGTATCCGCATCCACGCCATCATCGATGTGCTGCGCAGGCTGAATCCCGATGTGATCTGCCTGCAGGAAGTGGCGGCCAATCATCCGGAACTCGAGGGCAGCGCGGCCGCCAGCCAGTTCAAGCAGCTCGGCGGCGCCTTCGGCGGCTATCACATGATCGAGATCGCCCCGAGCGAAATCTACCGCAACAACATGCCGCGCCAGTTCGGCAACATCCTGCTGTCCAAGTACCGCATCACCCAGGCCCAGCGCCACGTGCTGCCGTGGCCGCCCGATCCCGAGCACCTGGCCGGCATGCCGCGCGGGATGATCGAAACCGTGCTCGACGCGCCCGGCGGCAAGCTGCGCGTGCTGACCACCCACCTGGAATACTATTCGCCGCTGCAGCGCATGGCCCAGGTGCAGCGCATCCGCGAGCTGCACGCGGAAGCCTGCGCGCGCGCCGCGATCTACCAGCCCGAGCCGGAGCTCGAGCCGCCCTTCCAGCTGGGTTTCCGCCCCGGCACCGCGATCTACTGCGGCGACTTCAACTTCGCGCCCGGCGATGACGATTACCGCGCGCTGCTGGCGCCGCCGGCGTCCGGCGAACTGGCGCTGCTCGACGCCTGGCAGGTACGCCACGGCGACATGGCGCGCGCCCCGACCGCCGGCCTGCACGGCTACCCATGGCCGGACCGGCCCGATTGCTACGATTATTTCTTCGTCACCGAAGACCTCGCCCCGCGCGTCAAAGAGCTGAAAGTGCAGTCGGAAACCTCCGCCTCCGACCACCAACCGATCATTCTAGATTTGGTTTGA
- a CDS encoding efflux RND transporter permease subunit — translation MWITRTSIKAPVFATMVMVALMVLGLFAYRGLGVENMPNIEIPAVEIETAYPGASPEQVENDVTRPIEEAANTVGGIKTIRSNSYEGRSSVGIEFQLTTNMDRAVQDLRDRIGTVRGGFPREVKEPVLFRQEGENSQPVVLLSLTSHERSLRDLSMLTDQVIVKRLQSVAGVGQIRVNGEQARQVLVQIRPDQLRSLDIGIDEVMSAISATNANLPAGRISRGQRENLVRIEGKMKEAAEFKRIIVANRSSGPVYLSQVADIQDGAAEEDSISRVNGERALTLEIAKIQDANTVEVGKGVQAAIEAMKTSLPKDIQFRVLDDKAKTVQGQLDNVKETILEGAVLTMVIVFFFLHSWRSTVITGLTLPISVLASFIAMKYFGFTLNFLTLMALSLCIGLLIDDAIVVRENIVRHLGLGKNHVRAAEDGTSEIGLAVMATTFAIVAVFVPIAFMKGIIGRFFLQFGITVAVAVLVSLFVSFTLDPMLSSVWPDPVETRFKYAPWLGRIMARIEHGIEWLHGVYAKVLRFALAWRKTTLGAALLLFVGSLALVPMIGGEFVPQTDDGFIQMRFKTPVGSSLDYSSAKLRQVEAALGEFKEIESVATIIGSWEGRNYSEVNLKLTDVHKTHRRSQQTLEKVIRDRLASIAGLELTVGQRPIFIAILGTDDAKLDKVAHDLMDKMRKIRGVADIEYSQDGDNPATIVKINHELASDLGLSVQQIGTALRPFVAGDQTNRWLAPDGQNYEVNVQLPRSGREKVADLADLSVASSKRDAMGNPIMVPLRQVVEFVPSTSPRVLKRQALQRRVAVYAGLENRPLGDVMKEVNAAMKTIDLPDGIRFDVGGAAQQMDETMDGFGVALGIAVIFIYLVLASQFGSFLQPIAIMMSLPLSLIGVLVALLVTKTTLNIFSVIGVVMLMGLVTKNAILLVDFANQGQREGKGQFAALMEAGQVRLRPILMTTLAMIFGMLPMAIGMGEGGETQAPMGRAVIGGVITSTLLTLVVVPVAYTYLDNLGKRAVRWFRGTQPAQAHAAATDAAAEPTA, via the coding sequence ATGTGGATCACCCGCACCAGCATCAAAGCCCCGGTGTTCGCGACCATGGTGATGGTCGCCCTGATGGTGCTCGGCCTGTTCGCCTACCGCGGCCTGGGCGTGGAGAACATGCCCAACATCGAGATCCCGGCGGTCGAGATCGAGACCGCGTACCCGGGCGCCTCGCCCGAGCAGGTCGAGAACGACGTCACCCGCCCGATCGAGGAAGCGGCCAACACCGTCGGCGGCATCAAGACCATCCGCAGCAATTCGTATGAAGGGCGCTCCAGCGTCGGCATCGAATTCCAGCTGACCACCAACATGGACCGCGCCGTGCAGGACCTGCGCGACCGCATCGGCACCGTGCGCGGCGGCTTCCCGCGCGAGGTCAAGGAACCGGTGCTGTTCCGCCAGGAAGGCGAGAACTCGCAGCCGGTCGTGCTGCTCTCGCTCACCTCGCACGAACGCAGCCTGCGCGATTTGTCGATGTTGACCGACCAGGTCATCGTCAAGCGCCTGCAGAGCGTGGCCGGGGTCGGCCAGATCCGTGTCAACGGCGAGCAGGCGCGCCAGGTGCTGGTGCAGATCCGCCCCGACCAGCTGCGCAGCCTGGACATCGGCATCGACGAGGTGATGAGCGCGATCAGCGCCACCAACGCCAACCTGCCGGCCGGGCGCATCAGCCGCGGCCAGCGCGAGAACCTGGTGCGCATCGAAGGCAAGATGAAGGAAGCGGCCGAGTTCAAGCGCATCATCGTGGCCAACCGGTCGAGCGGTCCGGTCTACCTGAGCCAGGTGGCCGACATCCAGGACGGCGCCGCCGAGGAAGACTCGATCTCGCGCGTGAACGGCGAGCGCGCCCTGACCCTGGAAATCGCCAAGATCCAGGACGCCAACACGGTCGAGGTGGGCAAGGGCGTGCAGGCCGCGATCGAGGCCATGAAAACCTCGCTGCCAAAGGACATCCAGTTCCGCGTGCTGGACGACAAGGCGAAAACCGTGCAGGGCCAGCTCGACAACGTCAAGGAGACCATCCTGGAAGGCGCGGTGCTGACCATGGTGATCGTGTTCTTCTTCCTGCACTCGTGGCGCAGCACGGTAATCACCGGCCTGACGCTGCCGATCTCGGTGCTGGCCAGCTTCATCGCGATGAAGTACTTCGGCTTCACGCTCAACTTCCTGACGCTGATGGCGCTGTCGCTGTGCATCGGCCTGCTGATCGACGATGCGATCGTGGTGCGCGAGAACATCGTGCGCCACCTCGGCCTGGGCAAGAACCACGTGCGCGCCGCCGAGGACGGCACCAGCGAGATCGGCCTGGCGGTGATGGCGACCACCTTCGCGATCGTCGCCGTGTTCGTGCCGATCGCCTTCATGAAGGGCATCATCGGCCGCTTCTTCCTGCAGTTCGGGATCACGGTGGCGGTGGCGGTGCTGGTGTCGCTGTTCGTCAGCTTCACGCTCGACCCGATGCTGTCCTCGGTGTGGCCGGACCCGGTCGAGACGCGCTTCAAGTACGCGCCCTGGCTGGGCCGCATCATGGCGCGCATCGAGCATGGCATCGAATGGCTGCACGGCGTGTATGCGAAGGTGCTGCGGTTTGCGCTGGCCTGGCGCAAGACGACACTGGGCGCCGCGCTGCTGCTGTTCGTCGGCAGCCTGGCCCTGGTGCCGATGATCGGCGGCGAATTCGTGCCGCAGACCGACGACGGTTTCATCCAGATGCGCTTCAAGACGCCGGTCGGCTCCAGCCTGGATTACTCGAGCGCCAAGCTGCGCCAGGTCGAGGCGGCGCTGGGCGAGTTCAAGGAAATCGAGAGCGTCGCCACCATCATCGGTTCCTGGGAAGGCCGCAATTATTCGGAAGTGAACCTGAAGCTGACCGACGTCCATAAAACGCATCGCCGCTCGCAGCAGACCCTGGAAAAGGTGATCCGCGACCGCCTCGCGTCGATCGCCGGCCTCGAGCTGACGGTCGGTCAACGCCCGATCTTCATCGCCATCCTCGGCACCGACGACGCCAAGCTGGACAAGGTGGCGCACGACCTGATGGACAAGATGCGCAAGATCCGCGGCGTGGCCGACATCGAGTACAGCCAGGACGGCGACAACCCGGCCACCATCGTCAAGATCAACCACGAGCTGGCCAGCGACCTGGGCCTGTCGGTGCAGCAGATCGGCACCGCGCTGCGCCCGTTCGTCGCCGGCGACCAGACCAACCGCTGGCTGGCGCCGGACGGCCAGAACTACGAGGTCAACGTGCAGCTGCCCAGGTCCGGCCGCGAAAAGGTGGCCGACCTGGCCGACTTGTCGGTAGCGTCGAGCAAGCGCGACGCGATGGGCAACCCGATCATGGTGCCGCTGCGCCAGGTGGTCGAGTTCGTGCCGTCGACCAGCCCGCGCGTGCTCAAGCGCCAGGCGCTGCAGCGCCGCGTCGCGGTCTACGCCGGCCTGGAAAACCGGCCGCTGGGCGACGTGATGAAGGAAGTGAACGCGGCGATGAAGACGATCGACCTGCCGGACGGCATCCGCTTCGACGTCGGCGGCGCGGCCCAGCAGATGGACGAGACCATGGACGGCTTCGGCGTGGCGCTCGGCATCGCGGTGATCTTCATCTACCTGGTGCTGGCCTCGCAGTTCGGCAGCTTCCTGCAGCCGATCGCGATCATGATGTCGCTGCCGCTGTCGCTCATCGGGGTGCTGGTGGCGCTGCTGGTGACCAAGACCACGCTGAACATCTTCTCGGTGATCGGGGTGGTGATGCTGATGGGCCTGGTGACCAAGAACGCGATCCTGCTGGTCGACTTTGCCAACCAGGGCCAGCGCGAAGGCAAGGGACAGTTTGCGGCGCTGATGGAAGCCGGCCAGGTGCGCCTGCGTCCGATCCTGATGACGACGCTGGCGATGATCTTCGGCATGCTGCCGATGGCGATCGGCATGGGCGAAGGCGGCGAGACGCAGGCGCCGATGGGCCGCGCGGTGATCGGCGGCGTGATCACCTCGACGCTGCTGACGCTGGTCGTGGTGCCGGTGGCCTACACTTACCTCGACAATCTGGGCAAGCGTGCGGTGCGCTGGTTCAGGGGGACCCAGCCTGCACAGGCGCACGCGGCTGCAACCGACGCGGCGGCGGAGCCGACGGCCTGA
- the plsY gene encoding glycerol-3-phosphate 1-O-acyltransferase PlsY translates to MYTIIFTIAAYLIGSISFAVVMSRVFGLSDPRTYGSKNPGATNVLRSGSKKAAIATLVGDCLKGVVAVALAVWVADHYGERFDFGDGGVALVAIAVFLGHLWPVFFRFVGGKGVATALGVLLGLNVWLGLATLVTWLVVAYAFRYSSLAALAAAVFAPFYYGLLFGVDDVLFAVVAMSALLLFRHSKNISNLIAGKESRIGSKAAGAAPKKK, encoded by the coding sequence ATGTACACCATTATTTTCACCATCGCCGCCTACCTGATCGGCTCGATTTCCTTCGCCGTCGTGATGAGCCGCGTGTTCGGCCTGTCCGACCCGCGCACCTACGGTTCGAAGAACCCGGGCGCGACCAACGTGCTGCGCAGCGGCAGCAAAAAAGCCGCGATCGCGACGCTGGTCGGCGACTGCCTCAAGGGCGTGGTCGCGGTGGCGCTGGCGGTGTGGGTGGCCGACCACTACGGCGAACGCTTCGATTTCGGTGATGGCGGCGTGGCGCTGGTGGCGATCGCGGTGTTCCTGGGGCACCTGTGGCCGGTCTTTTTCCGTTTCGTGGGCGGCAAGGGCGTGGCGACCGCGCTCGGCGTGCTGCTCGGCCTGAACGTCTGGCTGGGCCTGGCGACGCTGGTAACCTGGCTGGTGGTCGCCTACGCCTTCCGCTATTCCTCGCTGGCGGCGCTGGCGGCGGCGGTGTTCGCGCCGTTCTACTACGGCCTGCTGTTCGGCGTCGACGACGTATTGTTTGCCGTGGTCGCGATGAGCGCGCTGCTGCTGTTCCGCCACTCGAAAAACATCTCGAACCTGATCGCCGGCAAGGAGTCGCGCATCGGCAGCAAGGCTGCGGGCGCGGCGCCGAAAAAGAAATAA
- a CDS encoding endonuclease/exonuclease/phosphatase family protein encodes MQQEIRFATFNVCNLAPPGARLYDNLDPSTPEEYEAKIAWTARQIDMLAADVIGFQEVFSQAALAEALSRTQRYREAIHVGFDPDPHADKLTPSVALVSRLPLAATPEPIPHFPSGISMPPGNRDPDRFTRPPLHAAIQLTPDLVADVVVVHLKSRRPDFRSSDSGNDPQLYALASLRSLIRRGTEAAALRVLLTQLGREHRRPRVVLGDFNDVADAVTTGIVLGLGAPSGDRLYDACSLQRRQDRHRHVGFSNLHDGQYTTIDHILVSQEFNAALPGALGEIIDVVYLNDHLDLGLPEASDHGQVLARLRLFDDGAGQPGGDG; translated from the coding sequence ATGCAGCAAGAGATTCGCTTTGCCACCTTCAATGTGTGTAACCTCGCGCCGCCGGGCGCCCGGCTGTACGACAACCTCGACCCGAGCACGCCTGAAGAGTACGAAGCGAAGATCGCCTGGACCGCGCGCCAGATCGACATGCTGGCCGCCGACGTGATCGGTTTCCAGGAAGTGTTTTCGCAGGCTGCGCTGGCCGAAGCGCTGTCGCGCACGCAGCGCTACCGCGAAGCCATCCACGTCGGTTTCGACCCCGATCCGCATGCGGACAAGCTCACGCCCAGCGTCGCCCTGGTGTCGCGCCTGCCGCTGGCCGCCACGCCCGAGCCGATCCCGCACTTCCCGTCCGGTATCTCGATGCCGCCCGGGAACCGCGACCCCGACCGCTTCACCCGTCCGCCCCTGCATGCGGCGATCCAGCTCACACCCGATCTGGTGGCCGACGTGGTGGTCGTGCACCTGAAGTCGCGTCGTCCCGATTTCCGTTCCAGCGACAGCGGCAACGACCCGCAGCTGTACGCGCTGGCCTCGCTGCGCTCGCTGATCCGGCGCGGCACCGAAGCCGCGGCGCTGCGCGTGCTGCTGACCCAGCTCGGGCGCGAGCACCGCCGGCCGCGCGTGGTGCTGGGCGACTTCAACGACGTCGCCGACGCCGTCACCACCGGCATCGTGCTCGGCCTGGGCGCGCCCAGCGGCGACCGCCTGTACGACGCCTGCTCGCTGCAGCGGCGCCAGGACCGCCATCGCCACGTCGGCTTTTCCAACCTGCATGACGGCCAGTACACGACCATCGACCATATCCTGGTATCGCAGGAATTCAATGCGGCGCTGCCGGGCGCGCTCGGCGAGATCATCGACGTGGTCTACCTGAACGACCACCTCGACCTCGGCCTGCCGGAAGCCTCCGACCACGGCCAGGTGCTGGCGCGCCTGCGCCTGTTCGACGACGGCGCCGGCCAGCCGGGCGGCGACGGCTGA
- the tsaD gene encoding tRNA (adenosine(37)-N6)-threonylcarbamoyltransferase complex transferase subunit TsaD has protein sequence MIVLGVESSCDETGLALYDTERGLLSHALHSQVAMHEEYGGVVPELASRDHIRRALPLLEQALAKADIAKQDIDAIAYTQGPGLAGALLVGSSVACSLGLALDKPVLGVHHLEGHLLSPLLASERPEFPFVALLVSGGHTQLMRVDGVGQYTLLGETLDDAAGEAFDKSAKLLGLGYPGGPAISRLAEFGDPQAYKLPRPMLHSKDFNFSFSGLKTAVLTVVKNSGSEIANICEQDKANIARGFVDAIVDVLTAKCVSALKHTGLKRLVIAGGVGANRQLRESLNAAAAKKKFKVYYPELEFCTDNGAMIAFAGALRLERNPDAAQRDYAFNVRPRWPLDEIEPA, from the coding sequence ATGATTGTCCTCGGCGTCGAATCCTCCTGCGATGAAACCGGCCTGGCTCTGTACGACACCGAGCGCGGCCTGCTGTCCCATGCCCTGCACTCGCAGGTCGCCATGCACGAAGAATACGGCGGCGTGGTCCCGGAACTGGCCTCGCGCGACCACATCCGGCGCGCCCTGCCGCTGCTCGAGCAGGCGCTGGCCAAGGCGGACATCGCCAAGCAGGACATCGACGCCATCGCCTACACCCAGGGCCCGGGCCTGGCCGGCGCGCTGCTGGTCGGCTCCTCGGTCGCCTGCAGCCTCGGACTGGCGCTGGACAAACCGGTGCTGGGCGTGCACCACCTCGAGGGCCACCTGCTCTCGCCCCTGCTGGCCAGCGAGCGCCCCGAGTTCCCGTTCGTCGCGCTGCTGGTCTCGGGCGGCCACACCCAGTTGATGCGCGTGGATGGCGTCGGCCAGTACACGCTGCTGGGCGAAACGCTCGACGACGCCGCCGGCGAAGCCTTCGACAAGTCGGCCAAGCTGCTCGGCCTGGGCTACCCGGGCGGTCCGGCGATCTCCCGCCTGGCCGAATTCGGCGACCCGCAAGCGTATAAACTGCCGCGCCCGATGCTGCACTCGAAGGATTTCAACTTCAGCTTTTCCGGCCTGAAGACGGCCGTGCTGACGGTGGTCAAGAACAGCGGCAGCGAGATCGCCAACATCTGCGAGCAGGACAAGGCCAACATCGCGCGCGGCTTCGTCGACGCGATCGTCGACGTCCTGACCGCCAAGTGCGTGTCGGCGCTCAAGCACACCGGCCTGAAGCGCCTGGTGATCGCCGGCGGCGTCGGCGCCAACCGCCAGCTGCGCGAGTCGCTCAACGCGGCGGCGGCGAAGAAGAAGTTCAAGGTGTATTACCCGGAACTCGAATTCTGCACCGACAACGGCGCCATGATCGCGTTTGCCGGCGCGCTGCGCCTGGAGCGCAACCCGGACGCCGCCCAGCGCGACTACGCCTTCAACGTGCGCCCGCGCTGGCCGCTGGACGAGATCGAGCCGGCTTGA